GCACAATAAACGATTTGTAAAACCAATAAACTATAAACAATATGGCACTGGAAATTAAAGGAATGAAAAGAGTATTCAAGATGAAGAAGAACAGTCAGGAAATCGTACTGGACGATCCGAACGTAAACATGTCTCCGGCTGAAGTAATGGATTTCTATTCAATGAACTATCCGGAACTGACCACCGCAACCGTACACGGACCGGAAATCGAAGACGACCGGGCAGTATATGAATTCAAGACAACCATCGGAGTGAAAGGGTAAGGACATGAAAAAAGGACAACGTAAAAATAAAAAAACATGTACACAACTTACGGAACGGGCTTTGGAAAATTTAGCCAGACTTATCATATCGGAACTCGAAAATACGGACATAAGCCGGGGCATCAGAAGCAGGAAGAAAAGAAAACTCCCTCCAGCAGAAAGCCTCATGGTTTTCTGAACACGAGAATACCTTCCATCGCTCCCGACCTGTATGTGGAGAATGACAGGGATGTAACGGTAAATGTCACCACTAAAGAGAATCTTGATTTCCTGTACCGTTCAGCCATGAAGTATGCGCAGCTCCTGGATGTGGAGCTGCCATACCATCCTACAGGAAGGACTTCCATAAGAGAAAAAATATGCCTGCTATATAATGCGCTGGATTCCATAGTATCTCATCATGTAAATCTGGAACTTGTCGGTGACAGGCTCCAGTTCTGTATCTATCATTTCCATGAATGGCCTGATTACACCCTGTTCCTGATACCGATAGATTTTACGGAAAGACTGAAAGGTGAAATCAAAAGGATCACACTGGAGTTCATCAGACGGTTCATCAAATATCACAGGATGATGGATATAACCGATACCCCATATTTTGAGATGTCGGAATCTTATATTGACTGTGTGGACTTTGAACAACTTGATAACGAAGAGAAAAAGGATTTGTATAGAAAGGAAAAGCTCTTCAGATCATACGAGAAAGGAAGAATCCACAGGAAACTGTGCCGAATGTACACCAAAGCATTTTGCAGGAATTTGGAAGAGCATATCCGAAACTGTAATCCTTCCAACGCCAAGGAAAGAAAACTACTGGAGCTGATTAATGAAGGAATGTCACTGATTTCAAATGACAGTCCGCATATCATGAATTATGACTATGATTTTGCAAGCGAAAGGGAAAAGGACTTTGAACCACCGCCGCTCAATTACCAGATACTGCTCGTATATTCCATCACGGATATGGTTACAAAAGATGTTGAAAGCTGCTTCAGTGCCGACTGTCAGGAGACATATAACCAGACTCCAGTGTCATTTATCTTCATCACACCGGAAACAGAGGAGCTTTTCAAGCCGAACAACTATCCGGAACGGTTTGAGAAATGGTTTGAGAAATGGTTTGAGAAATTTGTAGAACATGTTACCTATAATTTATAAACATAATGAATGAACTGACAAAAAACATACAGAAAATGATGGTGCCGAAGGCTGCTATCATAGCCTACAAGTATGAAGACAGAAGAAATTCTGACACCAGATACTTCATAGAATTGCGTCCCATCGGGAAAAGCGGACAGATGGGGGCAGGTATCCCCGTCACATACGAATTCATGAATACCCTGCTGGAATCCTACACGGAAGAAATGAGCGGAATACCGGCAGGCAGAGTCCCCGAAAACATGCTGGCCTGCAATCCGAGGAAAGGACAGGAAGAATATATCTGGTACAATCCGCCAGGAAAAAGACAAATGTTTTTTCACAAGGACCTCAATATACAGGATGGCATGTTCAATCTGCCGGGAATTGTCTACCATGTAAAAAACGGAAGCATGGACGTGTTCGCCTTCAAGGGGAAACGTCCGGTGGAAACGACTCCGCTGTTCCGTGCCCCGTTCTTCAACGTGACCGGATCAAGTGTCTGCCTTGGCAGCAGTTCTCTGGAAATGCCACAGAACCCGACTTTCCTTTCCCTGCTGGAATACTGGGAAAAACGGTTCTGGCTGACTGAATTCTCCCATCTGGGAGGAAATGTCAATCCTACCGTTTCAAATCTTGTCATCGTCACCGAAAACATAAGAAACAATCCGTTCGACATGAACGAACTCAAGCCCATGAATAAAAAACTTAAAGACATACTTCCATGAAAAAGATACATTTTACCGACCGCTACCTGCTCAATCCGCGTCATCCGGTAACAGTATTCGTCATCGGAGCCGGAGGTACCGGCTCACAAGTGATAACCAATCTGGCACGCATGAGCATGGCACTTCAGGCATTGGGCCATCCCGGACTACATGTCACCGTATTCGATCCCGACACAGTAAGCCAGACCAATATAGGACGCCAGCTTTTCAGTGAGACGGAACTTGGACTGAACAAGGCAGTATCACTTGTCACACGTATCAACCGTTTCTTCGGATACGCATGGACTGCCGAACCGCAATGCTTCCCCACTAGGAACTTTTCTGACAATAGCACAGCCAATATCATCATAACTTGTACGGACAATATACGTTCACGTCTTACGCTTTGGAAGTTCCTGAAGAAAGTCCGCAAAGAAAACTTCAGTGACCATTCGGTTCCCATATACTGGATGGATTTCGGGAACAGCCAGACAAAAGGACAGGTCATTATCGGGACGGTACGTGAGAAAGTTCTTCAACCTTCTTCACAGGAATATATTCCCATGCCTAAAATGAATGTCATCACTGAGGAAGTGGACTATGCGAAAATCAAGGAAAAAGAATCAGGACCAAGCTGTTCTCTGGCGGAAGCCCTGGAAAAACAGGATTTGTTCATTAACTCCACACTGGCACATATCGGATGTGACATATTATGGAGAATGTTCAAGGAAGGAAAGACACTGTATCGCGGTGCCTATGTCAATCTGGATACATTGAAAATGACCGCAATCCCGGTGTAATGACAGAAGTGACCGTATCATCTTTCCATCAGAATACGGTCACTTATTCTATTTGCTACTTATTATTTACTACGTTCTTACCACGCTGGAGCAGGAAACTCTGTATCTCTGAGGCGAGATAGAATGATTTCCCGTTCTTTTCCACCGAGTAATATTTAATCTTGCCCTCTTGCCTGTAACGTGCCAAAGTTCTTTGTGACACACCAAGGAGTTCTGCCAGATCCACATTATCAAGCAGTCTGTCTCCATTCATACATTCTTTCAGACGATTCATCTGATCCAGTTTCTTTTCAATGCGGGCAAATCCCTCTACCATGGTTCCTATCAGTCTTTCGAGTATCTCATTATCTATATATGACATAATTCCAATGTTATTAAGTGAATAAATCGATACTCTCTTCGTGCGCACTCTAAGAGTATGTACTTATAGTAGTGAAAATAGTATGCCTGAATCTAAGACAAAGATCAACAAGCTTATTAGGCGCTGATAATCAGGCGTATAATTTTTTCTACTTAATATTTAGTGTAAACCAAAAGTGTAAACTATGTAATACAGAATTGGGAACGGGTTAACACAGCCACCAACAATGACATCTGATGCTACCTGACGACACCTAATGACAACATTTTGTATCATATACATATTCAAAATACATTTGTACAAACTCAACTTTTTTGGATATGGAAATCATTGGAATTGAAACAGCTACATATGAAAAGACTTTAAAGGAAATTGAAAACTTCCTTGATACCATTGATAAATTGATAACAGCTTCTTCACAGAAAACAATAGGGGAATGGTTGGATAATCAAGAAGTTTGCCTGATTCTCAAAATTTCTCCCAGAACATTACAGAATCTTAGAGATACAGACCAAATCTCTTATTCTCAAATTGGAAAAAAGATTTATTATAAAAAAGAAGATATTCAGAAGTTCATTGAAAAACACAACAGAAAATTATGAGCAAAGTAATTACCCAAGATAATGAGCAAGTTATTCAGATATACAATAGGTTAAAAGATACGCTAACAAGACTCGAAGATATTCTGAAGAACAACAACCCAACATTTAATGGGCATAGATATATGAATGATGCAGAGTTGGCAAATTACCTTAAAGTATCAAGACGCACTTTACAAGAATATAGAAATAATGGAATCTTATCCTATTATCAGATTGGAGGTAAAATTTTATATCGGGAATCTGATATAGAAGAACTTCTTGAGAAAAATAGACAGGAAGCATTCCGTTAAATATTTCTTGGAATTTTCGTTGATTTTCAAAGCAAAAATCAGTATCTTTGCAATACTGACAAAGAGTTGTATATCAGTGCAGAACAAAGAAGTTCAATCGAGGTGAAATAGGTGGACTAAATGATAAACAGCAAGATAAGTAACTGATTATTAGCGATAAAAAATATAAGGTTCCGCCCCCAAGCGGATCACCAATATAAACTAAAAGCTACTGATTATCAGTAGCTTTTCTTTTTATATGCAACTTTGTTCCCCCATTTCACTCCCCCTAACTTTTATGCTCATTTAACGGGCTTGCCTTAATAATTGTAAACTCTCGCCTGTTTTCTTTCCGTCCCTATAATCCCCTGAAAGCCTTATTGATGAAGAAAAAGAAGCCGATAGCGCATTACCTTGAAGTAGAGCGCACGGTTTCAACTGGGAATAAAATTATATGCTGGGTTGAGCCTGAATTTCAGAAGATGGTCAGGAATCAATTCGAGGGCTGGAAAATCAGGAGTAGCCATAGCAGCTTTCGTCTCTATGGTTGAAACGGATGAAACAGTGAGGAGCTAAGTCAGAGCGAGGAATTCTGATGACGGCTCTTCTTTTTGTTTTCCCCTGTTTCTTTCAGAAACTGTTTTGAATTTATCGTGCGATGATTTGGGATGAGTTTTTGAGGCATTTTCGCTTCTGTGATGAGGAAGATAGCGGGCTATCTGACGAAGAACAGGAGCGGAAAGGACCAAAAAATCGCCCAAAGCACACACGAAAACGGATACATCAAGCCAAGAAAAACTTTTTGGAGAAATTCAAAACAGCTTCTTAAGATTCCTCTAATCATAGAAGCTTTTCATTCAAGCCATTTCCGGTTCTTGTATTATTTACAGATTCAGTACATTCTCTATCTTACATAATGTTTCAAGCGATAAGTTCTCCCTGCCACGAAGTACTTTGGAAACATATTCCTGGCTGTACCCCATACGCTCCGCAAGCATTTTCTAGGGCAGTACAAGTTCCTTCATCCTGTCCAGCACTTTGCTCCGTGAACTCTGTTCTCTCAAATAAATAAAACTCTGTGCCTTTGTGTTTCTGTGTTCCAATCCATTTTTCGCAAACCAATTCTGTTCTACTAGATAGATCATTCATTTATAAGCAAAGAAGAGTCTCCATAGCTCAGGAAGCGGAAATCATGAGACAGGGCATAATCGTAAATGCGTTTCCAGTCCCCTTTTACGAATGCCGAAACCAAGAGCAGCAGGGTGCTTTGGGGTTGGTGGAAGTTGGTTATCATGCGTTTCACCACCTTATATTCATATCCCGGCGCGATGATAATCTGCGTACTGGTATGCAGGGCGTCCAGCCGGTGGCGCTCCATGTAGTGCAGGATGTGTTTCAAGGCTTCCGTCGTGCTGAGGGTAGGGTGGGTTTCGTATGGTTGCCATTGCCTTACGTGCAGGTCCGCTTCTTGGGCGTCGGGATGTTGGCTCAGGGTAACACCTATATAATACAGGCTCTCTAAGGTGCGTACCGAAGTGGTCCCTACTGCCAATGCCTTTCCCTCGTGGGCAATCAGCTTTTCGATGCTTCCTTTCGATACCGAGATGTATTCGGTATGCATTTCGTGCCCTTCTATCTCCTCGCTCTTGACAGGCTTGAAAGTGCCGGCACCCACATGGAGGGTCACTTCTTCCAAGTCGGCTCCTTTGGCACGCAGGGCATCCAAGACCCGCTGGGTAAAATGAAGTCCGGCGGTAGGGGCGGCAACCGAGCCTTTTATTTTCGAATAAACCGTCTGATAGGTTTCCTTGTCGCTTTCCTGCGTTTCCCTATTCAGATAAGGAGGAATGGGCAGTTCGCCGAACATTTCCAGAATGTCGGCAAAAGTCACGCCGGGATTATCCCATGTAAAGTCTACCCAATGGCTGGTGCCTCGTGCTTCGCCTCGTGTAGCGGCCAGCGTAATATCCTGTCCCTTTACCGTCATCCGGCGGGTCAGCGTCCCCTCTTTCCATTTCTTCAGGTTGCCAATCATGCAGAGCCATGCCGCATGTTCGGTCTGCTGGAAGTTCAGGGCATAGTCGTTGGGCTGGATGGGCTCCAGGCAGAAGATTTCAATCAAGGCTCCGGTTTCCTTGCGGAAATGAAGCCGTGCCTGTATCACTTTGGTATTGTTGAATATCATGAGTGTGCCCGGCTCGACATAGTCGGGCAGGGAGGTGAAGCGTGTTTCGCTGATATCGCCGTTCCGGTAAACCAGCAGCTTCGATTGGTCGCGCACCGGAAGCGGAAACTTGGCGATACGTTCATCGGGCAGGTTGTAATTATAATCGCTTATATGGATATGTTTGGTATCTTCCATGTTGGATGCATGTTTAAAATGAACGGGCAAAGATACGGTTTTCCGGTCAGACAGCCAAACATTCGTTTGTCATATTAGGGAGTTTTGCCCTCTTTGTCCGGCTTATAAAATCTCCCTCCGGAAATGAATATATACTGCATCTGCCAAGTAAGATATCTTCATCGGCAGTTTCAGTGCACTGAAACTGCCGATGAAGTATATATTCGTTTCCGGTGGCATATAGTTGCGTAAAACGGCGGAAATATATTCATAGTCTTTTATATATAAATAAGGTGTATCTACCATTTGGCTGGACTTTCTTTGCAGGTTTCTGAACACATTATTTCATTTTTTTTGAAAAAAACTGATAAATACATTTGTTATTGTAAAATTTTATACCTATGTTTGCTGTGGATTACAGATGAAAAACACCGTGCAATCCGCTTCAGACATGCGTATGTATGAACTGGCTATTACAGTACAAAAATAAGGAATTTGAGGGAATCTTTTTTTCAGATTGAAATAAAATAAACGAAATACGCTATGAAACGTTTACTAACTATCCTTTTAGTGTTTATGGCACTTTCGGCTTCGGCACAGAAAGTGGCGGTGAAGACGAATGTGCTTTATGATGTGACCACGACCCTTAATTTAGGGGTTGAATTTCGTGTAGCTCCGAAATGGACGATTGATGTTTCGGGAAACTATAATCCATTTGAGTTCAGTGATGATAAGAAGATGAAGCACTGGCTGGTACAGCCGGAAGCACGCTATTGGCTTTGCGAAGCTTTCAACGGGCATTTCTTTGCGCTCCATGCGTTGGGCGGCCAGTTTAATGTGGGGAATATGGATTTAGGCTTGTTCCCTTCGTTTGAGGATGCACGCTATGAGGGAAACATGTACGGTGCGGGTATCGGCTATGGCTATCAGTTCGTGTTGGGCAAGCGGTGGAACTTAGGGTTGGAAATCGGTGCCGGATGGATTCATGCCGATTGGGACAAGTACGAATGTCCGCAGTGCGGCGAGTGGCAAGGGAAAGGCAAGAAAGACTACTTCGGACTGACGAAGGCTGCCATATCATTAATCTATATTATTAAGTAAGGAGGATTTGTCATGAAGAAACAGGTTTTATCGTTGGCTTTCTTGTTGGCATCCGCATGTGCCTATAGCCAGACTTCCTATTTAAGCGAATTGCTTATCAATAACCGTCAGGTGGAAAAGACGGCAGACCGCCAGGTGAAGGTCAGTTTTGATGCCGACTTGTCGGGACTGGACATGAAGCGCCAGCAGTCTTTGCGGGTCGTTCCGGTGATTGTATCGGCAGATGGAAGCCAGGAAGTGGAATTGCCGGCTTTTGTGATTAATGGTACGGTGCGCGATAAGGTAAATGCCCGCGAGGCGGCATTGGGGAATACAAGTGCCGAAGACGGTGCGTTGTTGACGGTACGGCGCAAGAACGGCACTTCGCAATCGGTTAACTACGAGGCTTCTGTTCCGTTCAAGCGTTGGATGATAGGCGGCAATCTCCAGTTGCGAGGTTATGCCACCGGGTGCGCCCAGTGCAACGAGGGGAACGAAACAAACTATACAGGCGATATTCTTCCGCCCCTGAATCCGCAATACGGCTCGCCTTTCGTACAGCCGAAGGAGGAAGAGGTGAAGCGCCGTTCCGAGACCCGCACGGCACGCTTGCAGTTCCGTCAGGGCAGTTCGGTGATTCAGAAGGACTATCAGCAGAATGCCAAAGAACTGGATGCCGTCCACCGTTCGATGCAACTGGTGAAAGACAATTCCGACCTTACGATTACAGGCATTTACGTAACGGGGTATGCATCGCCCGAAGGCGGTTTCGACTTCAACATGAAGCTTTCCGAACGCCGTGCGAAAGCGTTTGCCGAATACATGAAAGACGACCTTTCTTCTATCGACCCGAAGCTGTATCATGTGGACTGGAAAGGCGAGGACTGGGAAGGGCTGCGTGCCGAAATCGACCGCCAGCCGCAATTGCAGGAGCGTTCCATTATCCTGGACGTGCTGAACGGATGCGGTGACGATAAGGACGCTTGCGAGCAGAAGATACGCCAGACGGTATCGCCTGCGGCTTACAACCAGTTGCTTACAGAGGTCTATCCGCCTATCCGGCGCAACGAATACCGCATCGAATACAACGTGCGCCATTTTGAGGTAGAAGAAGGAAAGCAGATGATTAAGTCGCGCCCCGACCTGATGAGCGTGAACGAGATACAGCAGGTGGCAGACGCTTACGGCAAAGGCACTCCCCAATACATCGATTGCCTGCTCGCCGGAGCCAAGGCTTATCCGCAGGACATCACGGCGCAAAACAATGCGGCATTGGCTCTGATAGAGGCAGGACGCACCGAAGAAGCCGTTGCCTTGCTTCAGAAAGCACCGCAAGACGCAGCGTTGCAGAACATGTTGGGAGTAGCCTACCTGAAACAAGGCAATACCGAAGATGCCCGCAGCATGTTCCGCCGGGCGGCATCGGCAGGAAACGCACAGGCGCAAGCCAACTTGAAGATGCTGGAAGACTACATCGAATATTATGCGGAATAAATACGATTACAACAACTTTTTAAATTTATAACCTTATGAAAAAGTTTTATTATTTGGTTGCGGGTGTGCTGAGTATGGGTATGCTCGCATCATGCAGCAACGAAGATGAAATTGCTGCAGGGAATGAGAATGGACAGCAAGCCAATGCTTATCTGCAATTAACTCTTACGGGTGCGGATAATATGGGTTCGAGAACACAAGTTCCGGAACAGCCGGGAAGTGAAGGTGAAAGCCAAATTGTAAATGCACGAGTTTTGGCATATAATGCAGCTGGCACACAAGTAATCAATCAACTTGTTTCTAATTTGGAAAGTGCAGATAATGGTACATTGCAAACTCAACCGATTGAAATTGATCCGGGTACATATACTGTATATGTTATTGCTAATCCCGGTACTTATAATCCGGGGACAGATGCTATGGCTACATCTATTACCAATGCACAAATAATCGGTCTAACAGAAGCAGCAATGACAGAAGGAACGGGATATGCTACAGATACACACTTCATTATGTTTAATGCGTGTAACGGTACAGATGATACGGCAGGTGCGACAATAACCGTAACTGAAACAAATGATTATGATAATCCGGCAACTTCTGCGGCTCCTATTAAATTGGATCGTTTAGCTGCAAAGATTACTTATGCAGTAAGTCCTGATCTTGATATAGATGGTGCTACAGCTCAATTAGAGGGGTTGACTGCAGTTAATTTTGAAGGATTTAAATTATTGAATGCTAATACAGCTACTTATTTGCAACAACATTGGACTGAAAATGCTCCTGTAAGCCCAACAACAAGTACAAATATTGACAATATGTTGATTACTCCTTCTCCTGCTACATTCTATCATCAATGGAATGAATATAACACGATAACAAAAGATGGTAGTGAAGAATATACAGAGGTAACGGATGAAGTGCAAGGCGAAACCTTTACTCAAGATGCACTTTTCTGTATGGAAAACAATACAGGTGCAGGTACAGATGGTACAAGTACGAATTATTTACAGGGAAATACGACAGGAGTACTCTATAAAGCAAATGCTACAGTAACAAGTAGCGATGAATTAGCTGGTGAAAATTGTTTCTATGGCTATAATGGCGAATACTTTGCTACACTTGCAGCTATACAAACAAAATATCCGGGCGTATTTAATGCTGCTACAGGAGAAGATAAGCTGGCTGCAGCACAAGCTGAATTGCAAGCATGTGTAGCAGGAACAGATGGTGCATCTGTATCTGATTTCCGTGTTAAGTATTTGATTCGTGTATATCAGAATGGTGTAATGTATTATACTCATTACATTACAGATCAGAACTATATAAATAATGAAAGTGAGCATTATCATGCTGTAATGCGTAATACGATTTATGGTCTGACTGTACAGAGCGTGAAGAATATCGGTGACGATGTTCCGGGCGGATGGAATCCGGACGTAGATCCTGAAGATCCTATCGAAGTACCGACTTATTTGGCTGTAGAATGCGAAGTTAATCCGTGGGTACTGAGCAACTACAACGTTGATTTGCAATAAAATACTTTTTGATCTTACTAACAAACGAGTACAAACAAACCTCCTATATAAAGCCCCTCCTTCGGGAGGGGTTTGGGGAGGTTCCTCTTCTGCAAAAGAAGGAAACACCTGCATCCCCTGGATGCCACCGGAATAGAAAACAAAGAAGGAAAGGACGGAAACCCTCTGTGGTAAACCCTTTCCCACACCATATATCGGAAGAAAGAACAA
The Phocaeicola salanitronis DSM 18170 genome window above contains:
- a CDS encoding DUF3575 domain-containing protein — encoded protein: MKRLLTILLVFMALSASAQKVAVKTNVLYDVTTTLNLGVEFRVAPKWTIDVSGNYNPFEFSDDKKMKHWLVQPEARYWLCEAFNGHFFALHALGGQFNVGNMDLGLFPSFEDARYEGNMYGAGIGYGYQFVLGKRWNLGLEIGAGWIHADWDKYECPQCGEWQGKGKKDYFGLTKAAISLIYIIK
- a CDS encoding DUF3868 domain-containing protein, yielding MKKQVLSLAFLLASACAYSQTSYLSELLINNRQVEKTADRQVKVSFDADLSGLDMKRQQSLRVVPVIVSADGSQEVELPAFVINGTVRDKVNAREAALGNTSAEDGALLTVRRKNGTSQSVNYEASVPFKRWMIGGNLQLRGYATGCAQCNEGNETNYTGDILPPLNPQYGSPFVQPKEEEVKRRSETRTARLQFRQGSSVIQKDYQQNAKELDAVHRSMQLVKDNSDLTITGIYVTGYASPEGGFDFNMKLSERRAKAFAEYMKDDLSSIDPKLYHVDWKGEDWEGLRAEIDRQPQLQERSIILDVLNGCGDDKDACEQKIRQTVSPAAYNQLLTEVYPPIRRNEYRIEYNVRHFEVEEGKQMIKSRPDLMSVNEIQQVADAYGKGTPQYIDCLLAGAKAYPQDITAQNNAALALIEAGRTEEAVALLQKAPQDAALQNMLGVAYLKQGNTEDARSMFRRAASAGNAQAQANLKMLEDYIEYYAE
- a CDS encoding PRTRC system protein C, producing MALEIKGMKRVFKMKKNSQEIVLDDPNVNMSPAEVMDFYSMNYPELTTATVHGPEIEDDRAVYEFKTTIGVKG
- a CDS encoding helix-turn-helix domain-containing protein, with translation MEIIGIETATYEKTLKEIENFLDTIDKLITASSQKTIGEWLDNQEVCLILKISPRTLQNLRDTDQISYSQIGKKIYYKKEDIQKFIEKHNRKL
- a CDS encoding helix-turn-helix domain-containing protein; the protein is MSKVITQDNEQVIQIYNRLKDTLTRLEDILKNNNPTFNGHRYMNDAELANYLKVSRRTLQEYRNNGILSYYQIGGKILYRESDIEELLEKNRQEAFR
- a CDS encoding S-adenosylmethionine:tRNA ribosyltransferase-isomerase; its protein translation is MEDTKHIHISDYNYNLPDERIAKFPLPVRDQSKLLVYRNGDISETRFTSLPDYVEPGTLMIFNNTKVIQARLHFRKETGALIEIFCLEPIQPNDYALNFQQTEHAAWLCMIGNLKKWKEGTLTRRMTVKGQDITLAATRGEARGTSHWVDFTWDNPGVTFADILEMFGELPIPPYLNRETQESDKETYQTVYSKIKGSVAAPTAGLHFTQRVLDALRAKGADLEEVTLHVGAGTFKPVKSEEIEGHEMHTEYISVSKGSIEKLIAHEGKALAVGTTSVRTLESLYYIGVTLSQHPDAQEADLHVRQWQPYETHPTLSTTEALKHILHYMERHRLDALHTSTQIIIAPGYEYKVVKRMITNFHQPQSTLLLLVSAFVKGDWKRIYDYALSHDFRFLSYGDSSLLINE
- a CDS encoding helix-turn-helix transcriptional regulator; the encoded protein is MSYIDNEILERLIGTMVEGFARIEKKLDQMNRLKECMNGDRLLDNVDLAELLGVSQRTLARYRQEGKIKYYSVEKNGKSFYLASEIQSFLLQRGKNVVNNK
- a CDS encoding PRTRC system ThiF family protein; this encodes MKKIHFTDRYLLNPRHPVTVFVIGAGGTGSQVITNLARMSMALQALGHPGLHVTVFDPDTVSQTNIGRQLFSETELGLNKAVSLVTRINRFFGYAWTAEPQCFPTRNFSDNSTANIIITCTDNIRSRLTLWKFLKKVRKENFSDHSVPIYWMDFGNSQTKGQVIIGTVREKVLQPSSQEYIPMPKMNVITEEVDYAKIKEKESGPSCSLAEALEKQDLFINSTLAHIGCDILWRMFKEGKTLYRGAYVNLDTLKMTAIPV
- a CDS encoding Mfa1 family fimbria major subunit (Members of this family are fimbrial shaft proteins (major subunit proteins), found in the Bacteriodetes. The family is named for Mfa1 from Porphyromonas gingivalis, and is related to but distinct from the family of FimA from the species.), producing the protein MKKFYYLVAGVLSMGMLASCSNEDEIAAGNENGQQANAYLQLTLTGADNMGSRTQVPEQPGSEGESQIVNARVLAYNAAGTQVINQLVSNLESADNGTLQTQPIEIDPGTYTVYVIANPGTYNPGTDAMATSITNAQIIGLTEAAMTEGTGYATDTHFIMFNACNGTDDTAGATITVTETNDYDNPATSAAPIKLDRLAAKITYAVSPDLDIDGATAQLEGLTAVNFEGFKLLNANTATYLQQHWTENAPVSPTTSTNIDNMLITPSPATFYHQWNEYNTITKDGSEEYTEVTDEVQGETFTQDALFCMENNTGAGTDGTSTNYLQGNTTGVLYKANATVTSSDELAGENCFYGYNGEYFATLAAIQTKYPGVFNAATGEDKLAAAQAELQACVAGTDGASVSDFRVKYLIRVYQNGVMYYTHYITDQNYINNESEHYHAVMRNTIYGLTVQSVKNIGDDVPGGWNPDVDPEDPIEVPTYLAVECEVNPWVLSNYNVDLQ
- a CDS encoding prokaryotic E2 ligase family D protein encodes the protein MNELTKNIQKMMVPKAAIIAYKYEDRRNSDTRYFIELRPIGKSGQMGAGIPVTYEFMNTLLESYTEEMSGIPAGRVPENMLACNPRKGQEEYIWYNPPGKRQMFFHKDLNIQDGMFNLPGIVYHVKNGSMDVFAFKGKRPVETTPLFRAPFFNVTGSSVCLGSSSLEMPQNPTFLSLLEYWEKRFWLTEFSHLGGNVNPTVSNLVIVTENIRNNPFDMNELKPMNKKLKDILP